Proteins encoded within one genomic window of Lycium ferocissimum isolate CSIRO_LF1 unplaced genomic scaffold, AGI_CSIRO_Lferr_CH_V1 ctg11, whole genome shotgun sequence:
- the LOC132041660 gene encoding sm-like protein LSM36B, producing the protein MSGAGEKGSTTTKTPADFLKSIRGRPVVVKLNSGVDYRGILACLDGYMNIAMEQTEEYVNGQLKNKYGDAFIRGNNVLYISTSKRTLGEGA; encoded by the exons ATGAGTGGAGCAGGAGAGAAAGGATCAACGACCACTAAGACTCCGGCAGATTTTCTGAAGTCTATTCGTGGACGAcctgttgttgttaaattgaacTCTGGTGTTGACTATCGAG GTATCCTTGCCTGTTTAGATGGATACATGAATATAGCAATGGAGCAAACAGAAGAATATGTTAATGGACAATTGAAGAACAAATATGGTGATGCCTTTATACGAGGAAATAACG TGCTTTACATCAGCACATCGAAGAGGACTCTCGGGGAGGGAGCTTAA
- the LOC132041649 gene encoding uncharacterized protein LOC132041649, whose amino-acid sequence MEKMLSVHSKKANKQPKNTKKKPVKVVYIANPMKVNTSAAEFRALVQQLTGQDAKYPVMATTTTETVGSMSGTVPETNNECEHKKGLFFVDKSQKEVVHPQLPSNDNYLVYNTEAATTDNSDLSFEDYVGGEDYVPELLDNLPLAATNLWYD is encoded by the coding sequence atggaaaaaatgcTTAGTGTACATTCAAAAAAAGCAAACAAACAGCCCAAAAACACCAAGAAAAAACCAGTTAAAGTTGTTTACATAGCAAATCCAATGAAGGTGAACACTAGTGCTGCAGAATTCAGAGCTTTAGTCCAACAACTTACTGGACAAGATGCTAAGTACCCGGTCATGGCAACAACAACCACCGAAACTGTCGGTAGTATGAGTGGCACAGTTCCCGAGACAAATAATGAATGCGAACACAAAAAGGGTTTATTTTTTGTGGACAAGTCGCAAAAAGAAGTTGTTCATCCTCAATTACCTAGTAATGATAATTATCTTGTGTATAATACTGAAGCTGCAACAACTGATAACTCGGATCTTTCGTTTGAGGATTATGTCGGAGGAGAAGATTATGTTCCAGAGTTGTTGGACAATTTGCCATTGGCTGCTACAAACTTGTGGTATGACTAA